A portion of the Cryptomeria japonica chromosome 5, Sugi_1.0, whole genome shotgun sequence genome contains these proteins:
- the LOC131042633 gene encoding uncharacterized protein LOC131042633 gives MESNWTLKDWGLGAIPAPKINRKLIRWAPPQGDWVKLNFDGACRGNPGPAGIGVVIRNSSGILLGGLYGSLGLATNNEAEIRALAAGLDLCIQRGLDKICFEGESQIIINGVTKSNFPNWKLGKWVHHINKSLESINSFEFKHNYREGNKVVDLLANMGIEKNIGTIVFSNEDADTMVLDTILSERPERQRTGIR, from the coding sequence ATGGAAAGTAATTGGACACTCAAAGATTGGGGGTTGGGGGCTATCCCTGCTCCCAAAATTAATAGGAAGTTAATTAGATGGGCTCCTCCGCAAGGTGATTGggtcaaactaaattttgatggagcctgTAGAGGGAACCCTGGACCAGCAGGAATTGGAGTGGTCATCAGAAATTCCTCCGGGATATTACTTGGAGGGCTATATGGGAGTTTGGGACTAGCCACAAACAATGAAGCAGAAATCAGGGCATTGGCGGCAGGATTGGACTTATGTATACAAAGAGGGCTGGACAAAATATGTTTTGAAGGAGAATCACAAATTATAATCAATGGGGTTACCAAGTCTAACTTCCCGAATTGGAAACTCGGCAAGTGGGTACATCACATCAATAAGTCTCTAGAATCCATCAACTCATTTGAATTCAAACACAATTATAGAGAAGGGAATAAGGTGGTAGACCTCTTGGCCAACATGGGAATTGAGAAGAATATTGGTACAATTGTCTTCAGTAATGAAGATGCAGATACAATGGTACTAGACACTATATTGAGTGAGAGACCAGAAAGGCAACGCACGGGGATCAGATAG